In Cloacibacillus sp., the following are encoded in one genomic region:
- the alaS gene encoding alanine--tRNA ligase has translation MERHSGKELRELFLKFFEEKGCKRYHSFSLVPDDPTLLFTIAGMVPFKSYFLGLKTPEVTRATTAQKCVRTNDIENVGRTARHHTFFEMLGNFSFGDYFKPEIIPWAWEFLTERVGLDPNRLYATVYLDDDEAYDIWHEKVGLPKERIFRLGADDNFWAAGPVGPCGPCSEIIYDQGEKFSCGKPTCTVGCDCDRYLEIWNLVFMQYNRDEAGNLTPLPHKNIDTGMGLERLASVVQSVPNDFETDLFRPIMDKACELVNVKYGEDPKKDMAVKVISDHIRASAFMIADGILPTNDGGGYVLRRLIRRCVRYGRLLGIERPFLTELLPMVRESIGDEYSELIEQASAIEQVLSTEEERFSRTLSQGSDLMDSEIDKLTAAGRNILPGDVAFVLYDTFGFPLELTEEMCEERGITIDKEGFEAAMDEQRERARASSKQTSSVISKNVYTELADKIAPSPFCGYTKTKCEAQVKAIIVDGALVESVAAGTEADLVLSETPFYAEKGGQVGDTGTITAGGMAFEVADTVYPVADLIVHRGRVTGGTVKVGDGVSAEINVERRVEIQRHHTATHLLHEALARVLGKHVRQAGSIVTPTFLRFDFNHFAPVTLDELREVERLVYAEVLKNKPVVTTVMAIEDAKKTGARALFDEKYGDEVRVLDIEDFSTELCGGTHVKNTGEIGLVKIIREEGIGSGIRRITAVAGSSSLPLFQTFGLAVTSMVTMLGGDVETLMSKIESMVDEKKVLERKNRELQVKAAMSDIENSVKPKANAGGVDLIVEKFDDITPDLLRQIGDRIRQKYPNALMLLAGVGEEKRVAFTAMASPEIVKLGAHAGALLKAVAAEMGGKGGGSPTLAQGGAPSSKDLGKAFDAAPKLFEELMAKGR, from the coding sequence ATGGAACGCCACAGCGGCAAAGAGTTACGCGAACTGTTTTTGAAATTTTTTGAGGAGAAGGGATGCAAAAGGTATCATAGTTTTTCATTGGTACCCGACGACCCGACGCTCCTCTTTACGATAGCGGGCATGGTGCCTTTCAAATCGTACTTTCTCGGTTTGAAGACGCCTGAGGTGACACGCGCGACGACCGCGCAGAAGTGCGTGCGCACGAACGACATTGAAAACGTCGGACGCACGGCGCGCCATCATACCTTTTTTGAGATGCTGGGCAATTTCAGCTTCGGCGACTATTTCAAGCCGGAGATCATTCCCTGGGCCTGGGAGTTCCTCACCGAGCGCGTCGGCCTCGATCCCAACCGGCTCTACGCCACCGTCTATCTTGACGACGACGAGGCCTACGACATCTGGCATGAGAAGGTAGGCCTCCCGAAGGAGCGCATCTTCCGCCTCGGCGCGGACGACAACTTCTGGGCGGCGGGACCGGTCGGCCCCTGCGGCCCCTGCTCGGAGATAATCTACGACCAGGGAGAGAAGTTCTCCTGCGGCAAGCCGACCTGCACCGTCGGCTGCGACTGCGACCGTTACCTGGAGATATGGAACCTTGTATTTATGCAGTATAACCGCGACGAGGCCGGTAACCTCACGCCGCTGCCCCATAAAAATATCGATACCGGCATGGGCCTCGAACGGCTCGCCTCCGTCGTACAGAGCGTGCCCAACGACTTTGAGACGGACCTCTTCCGCCCGATCATGGACAAGGCCTGCGAGCTCGTCAACGTCAAATACGGCGAGGACCCGAAGAAGGATATGGCGGTCAAGGTTATCTCCGACCATATCCGCGCCTCGGCCTTCATGATCGCCGACGGCATTCTGCCGACGAACGACGGCGGCGGCTATGTGCTGCGCCGCCTTATCAGGCGCTGCGTGCGCTACGGAAGGCTGCTCGGCATCGAACGTCCCTTCCTCACCGAGCTTCTGCCCATGGTGCGCGAATCGATCGGCGACGAGTACAGCGAGCTGATCGAGCAGGCCTCGGCGATCGAACAGGTGCTCAGCACGGAGGAGGAACGCTTCTCACGCACTCTCTCGCAGGGAAGCGACCTTATGGACTCGGAGATCGATAAGCTCACGGCGGCCGGCAGGAATATCCTTCCCGGAGACGTCGCCTTCGTCCTCTACGATACCTTCGGCTTCCCCCTCGAACTGACGGAGGAGATGTGCGAGGAGCGCGGAATAACGATAGATAAAGAGGGCTTTGAGGCGGCGATGGATGAGCAGCGCGAGCGTGCCCGGGCCTCCAGCAAGCAGACCAGCAGCGTCATCTCGAAGAATGTCTACACGGAGCTCGCGGACAAGATCGCCCCGAGCCCCTTTTGCGGATATACGAAGACGAAGTGCGAGGCGCAGGTCAAAGCGATAATCGTCGACGGAGCGCTTGTGGAGAGTGTTGCCGCGGGAACCGAGGCCGACCTCGTTCTCAGCGAGACGCCATTCTACGCCGAAAAGGGCGGCCAGGTGGGAGACACCGGAACGATAACGGCGGGCGGCATGGCCTTTGAGGTCGCCGACACGGTCTATCCGGTGGCCGATCTCATCGTCCACCGCGGCAGGGTCACGGGCGGTACCGTTAAGGTTGGTGACGGCGTCAGCGCCGAGATAAACGTCGAGCGCCGCGTCGAGATACAGCGCCACCATACCGCGACGCACCTGCTTCACGAGGCGCTCGCGCGCGTGCTGGGCAAGCATGTGCGGCAGGCGGGGTCAATCGTGACGCCGACGTTCCTGCGCTTTGACTTCAACCATTTCGCGCCGGTGACGCTGGACGAGCTGCGCGAGGTCGAACGCCTCGTCTACGCAGAGGTCTTGAAAAATAAGCCCGTCGTGACGACGGTGATGGCGATCGAGGACGCGAAGAAGACTGGCGCGCGCGCTTTGTTTGACGAGAAGTACGGGGACGAGGTCCGCGTGCTTGATATAGAGGATTTTTCGACCGAGCTCTGCGGCGGTACGCACGTCAAAAATACTGGCGAGATCGGCCTCGTGAAGATCATCCGCGAAGAGGGCATCGGCTCCGGCATCCGCAGGATCACGGCAGTCGCCGGCTCATCCTCGCTGCCGCTTTTCCAGACCTTCGGTCTTGCCGTCACCTCCATGGTGACGATGCTTGGCGGCGATGTGGAGACGCTGATGTCGAAGATCGAGTCGATGGTTGATGAAAAGAAGGTGCTTGAACGCAAGAACCGCGAACTCCAGGTGAAGGCCGCGATGTCCGATATAGAAAACAGCGTGAAGCCGAAGGCCAACGCCGGCGGCGTGGATCTGATCGTGGAGAAGTTTGACGACATCACCCCCGACCTGCTGCGCCAGATAGGCGACCGGATACGCCAGAAGTATCCGAACGCGCTGATGCTGCTTGCCGGTGTCGGCGAGGAGAAGCGCGTCGCCTTCACGGCGATGGCTTCGCCGGAGATCGTGAAGCTCGGGGCGCATGCCGGGGCGCTGCTCAAGGCGGTGGCCGCCGAGATGGGCGGCAAGGGCGGCGGAAGCCCGACCCTCGCCCAGGGCGGAGCTCCAAGCTCAAAGGATCTTGGCAAAGCCTTCGACGCCGCGCCGAAACTCTTTGAGGAGCTTATGGCAAAAGGAAGATAA
- a CDS encoding dicarboxylate/amino acid:cation symporter codes for MGNFLAKNKLSSVYLNIAAIILGAILGLALGEMACGLKFIGTIWLNCIKLIMVPLVLCIVVTSIGSQQDLSSLGRVATRIVAFYMTTTVMAIAIGIAVAFVLKPGIGFNIALEGAQAAAKTVSLSVQDFFLSLFPSNLFKTLSDGDVLGTLVIGILFGVSVIKIKDVEKKRTVLRCFDSLNALINEYLRMIINLSPIGVLCLMADSFGKYGLTVFTTMAKFFGTFYVGLAIQVLLVYGIVLLIFARMNIFKFLRDATPVWSFTLATCSSTANIPNSIKTAREVFNVPDNIASFTIPLGATLNYDGLVMAFGCVLITVAQMNGIVFGAGTLIHIMLVGLLLSSCGSGIPGGGVVKIMMILGTFGLPTEFAGLLAGFYRFFDMGITTVNCLGDLVGTVCVAKAEERRKNNS; via the coding sequence ATGGGAAATTTCCTGGCAAAAAATAAGCTCAGCAGTGTTTATCTCAATATCGCGGCGATTATTCTCGGAGCAATTTTGGGCCTTGCGCTTGGTGAAATGGCCTGTGGTTTGAAGTTCATCGGTACGATTTGGCTTAACTGTATCAAGCTCATAATGGTACCGCTGGTCCTCTGCATCGTTGTAACTTCAATTGGAAGCCAGCAGGATCTATCCAGCCTGGGCCGGGTGGCGACAAGAATCGTAGCTTTTTATATGACAACGACGGTTATGGCTATCGCCATCGGGATTGCGGTAGCATTTGTTCTCAAACCTGGAATAGGCTTCAATATCGCGTTGGAAGGGGCTCAAGCCGCGGCAAAGACTGTCTCTTTAAGCGTTCAGGATTTCTTCCTGAGCCTTTTCCCGTCAAACTTGTTTAAAACACTCAGTGACGGCGACGTTCTGGGAACGCTCGTTATCGGGATTTTGTTCGGAGTTTCCGTCATCAAAATAAAGGATGTTGAAAAAAAGCGGACCGTCCTCCGTTGTTTCGATTCCTTAAACGCTCTGATCAACGAATATCTGCGTATGATAATCAACCTGTCACCGATAGGCGTATTATGTCTGATGGCCGATTCTTTTGGGAAATACGGACTTACCGTGTTCACGACCATGGCTAAATTTTTTGGCACTTTCTATGTGGGGCTGGCTATTCAGGTACTTCTTGTTTACGGAATCGTGCTTTTAATATTTGCGCGTATGAACATTTTTAAATTCCTCCGCGACGCAACTCCTGTTTGGTCATTCACACTGGCAACATGTTCAAGCACAGCCAACATTCCCAACAGCATAAAGACGGCGCGCGAAGTATTCAACGTCCCTGACAATATTGCAAGTTTCACCATTCCTTTAGGAGCCACGCTCAATTACGACGGTCTGGTCATGGCTTTTGGCTGTGTGCTGATTACTGTCGCCCAGATGAACGGGATAGTATTCGGGGCTGGTACTCTTATTCATATTATGCTTGTGGGACTCCTGCTCTCAAGCTGCGGGAGCGGAATTCCCGGAGGCGGAGTTGTAAAGATAATGATGATTCTTGGCACGTTCGGTTTGCCAACAGAGTTTGCGGGGCTTCTGGCCGGGTTCTACCGGTTCTTTGATATGGGCATCACTACCGTCAACTGCCTTGGAGACCTTGTAGGTACCGTTTGTGTGGCAAAAGCCGAGGAACGAAGAAAAAATAATAGCTAG
- a CDS encoding LysR family transcriptional regulator: MFEYKEYIYAVYKHKSFSKAADSLFISQSTLSLMVKKAERLLGAPIFNRKTSPLSLTPFGIEYINAIEQIHRLEGEIDQFLDDEQALRKGSLSIGGHNFGMNYLVPQKIAEFHNLYPNINLKIIEMNTVHSKHCLDAGELDLVITNRNYDPQKYEQKICYRESLVLVVPASFPINRSLTKKQLKPSELGDSIFNVPEARTAALDEFRDVPFILLSSTNYLRECTNLLFHESNFTPEIVFEMEQSSVSYNFAKMGVGATILSNRLVEHDIMDGSVCIYKIKSDHVDRDTYISYRKGCYFTFAMRKFMEIILSVD; the protein is encoded by the coding sequence ATGTTCGAGTACAAAGAGTACATTTACGCTGTTTATAAACATAAAAGTTTTAGCAAAGCTGCCGACAGTTTGTTTATATCTCAGTCAACACTCAGCCTTATGGTCAAAAAGGCGGAAAGGTTACTGGGGGCGCCAATCTTTAATAGAAAGACGAGTCCGCTGTCTCTTACTCCATTTGGGATCGAATATATCAATGCTATAGAACAGATACATCGTCTGGAGGGAGAGATCGATCAGTTTTTAGACGATGAACAGGCTCTGAGAAAAGGCAGTTTATCGATCGGAGGACATAACTTCGGCATGAACTATCTTGTCCCGCAGAAAATAGCCGAATTTCATAATCTGTATCCTAATATTAATTTGAAAATTATCGAGATGAATACGGTTCATAGTAAACATTGCCTTGATGCCGGGGAGCTTGATTTAGTTATCACCAACAGAAACTATGACCCTCAAAAATACGAACAAAAGATCTGTTACCGTGAAAGTCTGGTTTTAGTTGTTCCGGCGTCGTTTCCGATCAATCGATCGCTCACAAAAAAGCAGCTTAAGCCGTCGGAACTGGGAGATAGTATATTTAATGTCCCCGAGGCCAGAACCGCCGCTCTGGATGAGTTTCGTGATGTTCCGTTTATTCTGCTGAGCAGTACCAACTATTTGCGGGAGTGCACGAACCTGCTTTTTCATGAGAGTAATTTTACGCCGGAGATCGTTTTTGAAATGGAGCAGTCGTCAGTCTCGTATAACTTCGCAAAAATGGGAGTTGGGGCAACTATTCTCAGCAACAGGCTGGTAGAGCATGACATTATGGATGGCAGCGTTTGTATCTATAAGATAAAAAGCGATCACGTTGATCGGGATACCTACATAAGCTATCGAAAAGGCTGTTATTTTACCTTCGCTATGAGAAAATTTATGGAGATTATTCTAAGTGTAGACTGA
- the ruvX gene encoding Holliday junction resolvase RuvX: MQRIIALDIGSVRIGVAVSDPLGFFAQGVAVLDAKGDWHAELAKIAGQYERPKLLIGMPRRTDGSEGPEAVRMRETAKAVQEYFPELEIEFWDERFTTTIAQQALLEADVSRAGRKKKVDKIAATLLLQSYLDRAR, translated from the coding sequence ATGCAGAGAATAATCGCTCTTGATATAGGCTCCGTCAGGATTGGCGTTGCCGTCAGCGACCCCTTGGGCTTTTTCGCACAGGGGGTTGCTGTGCTCGACGCTAAGGGAGACTGGCACGCTGAGCTCGCGAAGATCGCGGGGCAGTATGAGAGGCCGAAGCTGCTGATTGGCATGCCGCGCCGCACCGACGGCAGCGAGGGGCCGGAGGCGGTGCGCATGCGCGAGACGGCGAAGGCCGTTCAGGAATATTTCCCAGAGCTTGAGATTGAGTTCTGGGACGAGCGTTTTACGACGACGATCGCGCAGCAGGCGCTGCTTGAGGCGGACGTCTCGCGCGCGGGCAGGAAGAAAAAGGTGGATAAGATAGCGGCGACGCTGCTGCTGCAAAGTTATCTTGACCGCGCCCGTTAA
- a CDS encoding threonine aldolase family protein — MIDFRSDTLTLPSKKMLETILTAPLGDSGRLDNEGRGGDPTVNQLEDLSCRLTGKERSLLLPSGTMGNTVALLTYCRPGDQVLIDTTQHLYKTEKVCFESSFGQLKPVFYHLTDEGFPDVAEVANAIETQNIKLICIENTHNSAGGTFIPLDVLKEIRKIADGAGVPIHMDGARLFNASIASGLDVKEICSYADSVMFCLSKGLGAPIGSMLCGKHDFIVNAAKTRKLMGGGMHQAGVFAACGIYALEHQIQDLKKDHERARQCLELLRGMKKIKLPGHIQSNIIILDVAESGKSASEVVDDIKKLGVWLSVSSESHARIVFSRNNTDSQIAEAVEIIRGYDASL; from the coding sequence ATGATTGATTTTAGGAGCGATACGTTAACTTTGCCAAGCAAAAAAATGCTGGAAACAATTTTAACCGCCCCTTTAGGAGATTCCGGACGCCTTGATAATGAGGGCCGGGGCGGAGATCCTACGGTAAATCAGCTAGAAGATCTTTCATGTAGGCTAACGGGAAAAGAGCGTTCGCTTTTATTGCCTTCTGGTACAATGGGCAATACAGTCGCCCTTCTCACTTACTGCCGTCCCGGGGACCAGGTGCTCATAGATACGACGCAGCACCTGTATAAGACGGAAAAGGTCTGCTTTGAATCCAGCTTTGGACAGCTGAAGCCTGTTTTTTATCATCTGACTGATGAAGGATTTCCCGATGTCGCCGAGGTAGCAAATGCGATAGAAACACAAAATATAAAATTAATCTGTATAGAAAATACGCATAACAGCGCCGGCGGCACCTTTATTCCGTTAGATGTTCTAAAAGAAATTCGCAAGATAGCGGACGGGGCCGGCGTGCCAATTCACATGGACGGCGCGCGGCTGTTTAACGCCTCTATTGCTTCAGGTTTAGACGTTAAAGAGATATGCAGTTACGCTGACAGCGTGATGTTCTGCCTTTCAAAGGGACTCGGGGCCCCTATAGGTTCTATGCTTTGCGGAAAGCATGATTTTATCGTCAACGCCGCGAAAACCAGAAAACTTATGGGCGGAGGGATGCATCAAGCTGGCGTATTTGCGGCCTGCGGAATTTACGCGCTTGAACACCAAATACAGGATCTCAAGAAAGACCACGAGCGGGCCCGGCAATGTCTCGAACTGCTAAGAGGAATGAAGAAGATCAAGTTACCTGGTCACATACAGAGCAACATCATTATTCTTGACGTCGCGGAAAGCGGTAAATCAGCGTCAGAGGTCGTAGACGACATAAAAAAACTTGGGGTCTGGCTAAGCGTATCCAGTGAAAGTCATGCCCGCATCGTATTCAGCAGGAACAACACCGATTCGCAAATTGCAGAAGCGGTTGAAATTATCCGCGGCTACGACGCTTCATTATAA
- the mutS gene encoding DNA mismatch repair protein MutS yields the protein MELPVGIRMTPMLEQYVHWKDKYPDCLLFFRMGDFYEMFFEDAKTASAVLDITLTSRSKDSENQIPMAGVPFHSVDSYLGRLVAAGYRVAICEQITEPDGRTLVERSVTRIVTPGTWLPENSDSDGKIAACLFEGKNLSVALLDSASGALRAGTFALEGGVSILSAFAPNEVLLRRGQLEQFLKSCPSLTSCNTVERDKGDFSPPQASAWLCRKWNISSLSAMGLDDRDAAAGAAATAVKYLEETQFSKASHITAVTPILPRENLILDQNTQANLELIDQSTTSLFWALNRCRTPMGKRMLKDWITSPLQDIAAIEARQDIVERLAGDVRLRARLGELLAGCRDMGKSLSRITLNMGSPSDMLVIKETLNFVPEIRALAAEDEALVTLVPDCDTTELAALLMAAVADSVPRFLRDGGVIKGGFDAELDSWRGKAENSSSWLAAFEEAERARSGIKNLKAGVNKVFGYYIEIPKGNAGRVPMNYIRKQMLVNAERFITDELKAFEREMFSAESEMLAIEERIYAGLVEAVLAQAAAIQRTANFIAELDTLLSLSAVAAEQGYCRPQMDMSKDFIVKNARHPVVEVTLGKNPFTPNDFNFSDENGRRIAIITGPNMAGKSTYLRMAALIAVMAHMGSFIPAESAKIGLIDRVFTRIGARDELARGQSTFMVEMVETANILRHATDRSLIILDEVGRGTSTYDGLSIAWSVVEFLQGQEHARPRVFFATHYHELTQLAELLPGIVNLSMGVEESDRGVVFLHKIVEAPSDRSYGIEVARLAGVPAAVLRRSEELLATFEERGAEKNEEVKSSQQNQLTLFDVRQEAVLEELAACDPNNMTPMAALELVCRLREESRKVLGFK from the coding sequence TTGGAACTGCCAGTCGGAATAAGGATGACCCCCATGCTTGAGCAATATGTGCACTGGAAGGATAAGTACCCGGACTGCCTTCTCTTTTTTCGCATGGGAGATTTTTATGAGATGTTTTTTGAAGATGCCAAGACCGCTTCCGCAGTGCTCGACATCACCCTTACCTCACGCTCTAAAGACTCCGAAAACCAAATACCGATGGCGGGAGTACCCTTCCATTCCGTCGATTCATATCTCGGAAGGCTTGTCGCCGCCGGCTACCGCGTGGCGATCTGCGAACAGATCACCGAGCCGGACGGACGGACGCTCGTCGAGCGCAGCGTCACCCGCATCGTTACGCCGGGGACCTGGCTGCCGGAGAACTCCGATAGCGACGGGAAGATCGCGGCCTGCCTGTTTGAAGGTAAAAACCTTTCCGTCGCGCTGCTTGATTCCGCAAGCGGAGCGCTGCGCGCCGGGACCTTCGCGCTGGAGGGCGGCGTGTCGATACTCTCCGCCTTCGCCCCCAACGAGGTGCTTCTGCGGCGCGGCCAGCTTGAACAGTTCCTTAAAAGCTGTCCCTCTTTGACCTCCTGCAATACGGTGGAGCGCGATAAGGGGGATTTTTCGCCGCCGCAGGCCTCCGCCTGGCTCTGCCGCAAGTGGAATATATCTTCGCTGTCCGCGATGGGGCTGGACGACCGCGACGCGGCGGCGGGCGCGGCGGCCACCGCCGTCAAGTATCTTGAGGAGACTCAATTCTCGAAGGCCTCGCACATAACCGCCGTTACGCCGATACTGCCGCGCGAAAACCTGATCCTCGATCAGAATACACAGGCGAACCTGGAGCTTATCGATCAAAGTACGACCTCGTTATTCTGGGCGCTCAACCGCTGCCGCACGCCGATGGGCAAGCGGATGCTCAAAGACTGGATCACCTCGCCGCTGCAGGACATCGCGGCGATAGAGGCGCGGCAGGATATAGTGGAACGGCTGGCGGGAGATGTTCGGCTGCGCGCCCGTCTCGGCGAGCTGCTGGCGGGCTGCCGCGACATGGGCAAGTCTCTCTCTCGCATCACCCTCAACATGGGTTCGCCCTCCGATATGCTGGTCATCAAAGAGACGCTGAACTTCGTGCCGGAGATAAGGGCGTTAGCCGCCGAAGACGAGGCTCTCGTCACGCTTGTTCCGGACTGTGACACCACGGAGCTCGCGGCGCTGCTGATGGCGGCGGTCGCAGATTCCGTGCCGCGCTTCCTGCGCGACGGCGGCGTCATCAAGGGAGGCTTTGACGCGGAACTTGATTCGTGGCGCGGCAAAGCGGAGAATTCCTCGTCGTGGCTCGCCGCCTTTGAGGAGGCCGAGCGGGCCAGGAGCGGAATAAAGAACCTCAAGGCCGGGGTCAACAAGGTCTTTGGATATTACATAGAAATTCCCAAGGGCAACGCCGGACGCGTGCCCATGAACTATATACGCAAGCAGATGCTTGTGAATGCCGAACGCTTCATCACCGACGAGCTCAAGGCCTTTGAACGCGAAATGTTCAGCGCCGAGAGCGAAATGCTGGCGATCGAGGAGCGGATATACGCCGGTCTCGTGGAGGCGGTGCTGGCGCAGGCGGCGGCGATACAGCGCACGGCGAACTTCATCGCCGAGCTCGACACGCTGCTCTCGCTTAGCGCCGTCGCCGCCGAGCAGGGATACTGCCGTCCTCAAATGGATATGAGCAAGGATTTTATCGTTAAAAACGCGCGCCATCCCGTCGTCGAGGTGACGCTCGGCAAAAATCCCTTCACGCCGAACGACTTCAATTTCAGCGACGAAAACGGACGCCGTATCGCCATCATCACGGGACCCAATATGGCCGGTAAGTCCACCTACCTGCGGATGGCGGCGCTGATCGCGGTGATGGCGCACATGGGCTCGTTTATTCCCGCGGAGAGCGCGAAGATCGGGCTCATCGACCGCGTATTCACGCGCATCGGCGCGCGTGACGAACTGGCGCGCGGGCAGAGCACCTTCATGGTGGAGATGGTGGAGACGGCCAATATCCTGCGACACGCTACGGACCGCAGCCTGATAATCCTCGACGAGGTGGGGCGCGGGACTTCGACCTACGACGGCCTCAGCATCGCCTGGTCTGTTGTGGAGTTTTTACAGGGGCAGGAGCATGCCCGTCCGCGCGTCTTTTTCGCGACCCACTACCACGAACTAACCCAGCTCGCGGAGCTTCTGCCGGGAATAGTGAACCTTAGCATGGGGGTGGAGGAGAGCGACCGCGGCGTGGTATTCCTCCATAAGATCGTCGAGGCCCCCTCCGACCGCTCTTACGGCATCGAGGTGGCGCGTCTCGCTGGCGTTCCCGCCGCCGTGCTGCGCCGCTCCGAGGAGCTGCTGGCTACATTTGAGGAGCGCGGCGCGGAGAAGAACGAGGAGGTGAAGAGCTCCCAGCAGAACCAACTGACGCTCTTCGACGTGCGCCAGGAGGCGGTGCTTGAGGAGCTTGCCGCCTGCGACCCGAACAACATGACGCCGATGGCGGCGCTGGAACTCGTCTGCCGCCTGCGCGAAGAGAGCAGAAAGGTACTTGGATTCAAATAG